Proteins from a genomic interval of Quercus lobata isolate SW786 chromosome 11, ValleyOak3.0 Primary Assembly, whole genome shotgun sequence:
- the LOC115968874 gene encoding auxin-responsive protein SAUR23-like: MGVRMLSMIANAKQLLKLHSIHTRNQSDVPKGHIAVYVGEIQRKRFVVPISYLNHPSFQYLLKRAEEEFGFNHPMGCLTIPCKEDAFINLTSQLHAS; this comes from the coding sequence ATGGGGGTCCGTATGCTATCCATGATTGCCAATGCCAAGCAACTTCTCAAACTTCACTCCATCCACACAAGAAATCAATCTGATGTTCCAAAAGGCCACATTGCAGTGTATGTGGGAGAAATCCAAAGAAAGCGGTTTGTGGTTCCCATATCATACTTGAACCATCCTTCATTCCAATACCTGCTTAAACGAGCTGAGGAAGAGTTTGGATTCAATCATCCAATGGGTTGTCTAACAATTCCATGCAAAGAGGACGCCTTCATCAATCTCACTTCTCAATTGCATGCCTCATGA
- the LOC115968245 gene encoding pentatricopeptide repeat-containing protein MRL1, chloroplastic isoform X1, whose product MDVTLSSNPQTLTLISCTPFSSSTSSKLRSIRREFLGYTQTLRPLRSRTNHRRRKLGLLQFQSPKFLVQASLDSRSVLVVVAVVTFSAVSVFFLNRYRRKNNDSEVSGPPDFVLSELGQDVMNWVFEGLNVGFREQHEEEESKGLKDKIRENGHASGDEEAPLIVQTSALIHEEALVNKPIQPPGSDVLTSSANMSLHSDEPEVSGQTFSPSEFESGVLHPLTLGKETTVLQVEGSKEEIASDSELPTLLSKIKHSAASVNIYDPPAEVNEYNKPNDELGEEHKSISYNAFLGVSGREKLYMFYEANNSVAKSTANPSILKSFSPRASLNNKYSSLMRNTALKGAESSTQVSLHSAEYVEGKVPFASDKEGLPHSRGDSGKGKGFPRDREMKHLPKKNYKIAPVFPQPNGMHVTDNSHPSEQLSAYNRLLKVGRLTECVKLLEDMERRGLLDMNKVYHVRFFEACKRKKAIKEAFRYTKLIPNPTLSTFNMLMSVCASSQDSEGAFQVLQLVQDAGLKVDCKLYTTLVSTCAKSGKVDTMFEVFHKMVNAGVEPNVHTYGALIDGCARAGQVAKAFGAYGIMRSKKVKPDRVVFNALITACGQSGAVDRAFDVLAEMGAETQPIDPDHITVGALMKACANAGQVDRAREVYKMIHQYNIKGTPEVYTIAVSCCSQTGDWEFAISVYGDMTSKGVVPDEMFLSALIDAAGHAGKLEAAFEILQKARVEGIHVGIVSYSSLMGACSNSKNWQKALDLYEDLKSMKIKQTVSTLNALITALCDGDQLQKAVEVLSDMKGLGLSPNSITYSILLVASDKKDDLEAGLMLLSQAKKDGICPNIVMCRCIIGMCLRRFEEACAHGEPVLSFDLRQPPLDNKWTSEALMAYRDIIVAGVMPTIEVLSQVLGCLQLPYDVSLKNRLIENLGVSVNISGCSNLCSLIYGFGEYDPRAFSLIEEAASLGIVPCVSFKESPIVVDARNFQTHTAQVYLLTVLKGLKHRLAAGSKLPNINILLPVEKTQFLTPKGEKTISLAGRVSQAITALLRRLGIQYQGNESYGKIRINGLTLRRWFQPKLDSPLSGKPGDWSSSQSRLGKEIIHQQRDIRTGNLSLD is encoded by the exons GTGTCAGGACCTCCAGATTTTGTGTTATCTGAACTAGGACAAGATGTTATGAACTGGGTCTTTGAAGGTCTGAATGTGGGCTTTCGAGAGCAACACGAGGAGGAAGAAAGCAAAGGGCTAAAGGATAAAATCAGAGAGAATGGCCATGCTTCAGGGGATGAAGAGGCCCCATTGATTGTTCAGACCTCTGCTTTGATTCATGAAGAGGCTCTTGTCAATAAACCGATACAGCCACCTGGTTCTGATGTTCTCACATCTAGTGCTAATATGTCTTTGCATTCAGATGAACCTGAAGTTAGTGGTCAAACTTTTTCACCCAGTGAGTTTGAATCGGGTGTGCTACATCCTCTTACTTTGGGTAAAGAAACGACTGTGTTGCAAGTGGAAGGATCTAAAGAGGAAATTGCTTCTGATTCAGAGTTGCCTACACTATTGTCTAAAATTAAGCATAGTGCTGCTTCTGTTAACATATATGATCCACCTGCAGAAGTGAATGAATATAATAAGCCAAATGATGAGCTTGGTGAAGAGCACAAATCCATTAGCTATAATGCCTTTCTTGGAGTATCGGGTAGAGAAAAGCTTTACATGTTTTATGAGGCAAACAATTCTGTGGCAAAGTCTACAGCAAATCCCAgtattttgaaatcattttctCCTCGTGCCTCTCTTAACAATAAATATTCTTCATTGATGAGGAACACTGCACTAAAAGGAGCAGAATCATCAACACAGGTTTCTCTTCATTCTGCAG AATATGTTGAAGGAAAAGTACCGTTTGCAAGTGATAAAGAAGGCCTTCCCCACAGTAGAGGGGACTCTGGAAAAGGCAAAGGGTTTCCAAGAGATAGGGAGATGAAACATttgcctaaaaaaaattataaaattgcgCCCGTGTTCCCCCAGCCAAATGGGATGCATGTTACTGACAATAGTCATCCTTCTGAACAACTTAGTGCTTACAATCGATTGCTAAAAGTTGGGAG GTTAACTGAGTGTGTAAAATTGCTTGAAGATATGGAAAGAAGGGGTTTGTTGGATATGAATAAG GTTTATCATGTAAGATTTTTTGAAGCGTGCAAAAGGAAAAAGGCTATTAAGGAAGCTTTTCGTTACACCAAGCTGATTCCAAATCCAACATTGAGTACTTTCAATATGCTTATGTCAGTGTGTGCAAGTTCTCAAGATTCTGAGG GAGCTTTCCAAGTTCTGCAACTTGTCCAGGATGCTGGACTGAAAGTTGATTGCAAACTTTATACAACCCTGGTATCAACTTGTGCTAAAAGTGGAAAAGTTGACACAATGTTTGAA GTGTTTCATAAGATGGTTAATGCTGGAGTGGAACCAAATGTTCATACATATGGAGCCCTTATTGATGGTTGTGCCAGAGCTGGGCAAGTGGCTAAGGCATTTGGTGCTTATGGGATAATGAGGTCTAAG AAAGTGAAGCCAGATCGAGTTGTATTCAATGCACTTATTACTGCTTGCGGTCAATCAGGAGCAGTGGATCGTGCTTTTGATGTATTAGCAGAAATGGGAGCTGAGACACAGCCTATAGACCCTGATCATATCACTGTTGGTGCTCTGATGAAGGCATGTGCAAATGCTGGTCAG GTTGATCGGGCACGAGAAGTATATAAGATGATTCATCAATATAACATTAAGGGCACTCCAGAGGTTTACACAATTGCTGTTAGTTGTTGCAGCCAGACTGGTGATTGGGAATTTGCCATCAGTGTGTATGGTGACATGACTAGCAAGGGTGTGGTCCCTGATGAG ATGTTTCTCAGTGCATTAATAGATGCTGCGGGCCATGCTGGAAAGCTGGAGGCTGCATTTGAAATCTTACAAAAGGCCAGGGTCGAAGGAATACATGTTGGAATTGTATCATATAGCTCTCTAATGGGAGCCTGTAGCAAT TCCAAAAACTGGCAAAAAGCATTGGATCTATATGAGGATCTCAAATCTATGAAAATAAAGCAAACTGTTTCAACATTGAATGCTCTGATCACTGCCTTGT GTGATGGAGATCAATTGCAAAAGGCTGTGGAAGTTCTATCTGATATGAAGGGACTAGGATTGTCTCCCAACAGCATCACGTATTCCATACTTCTGGTGGCAAGTGACAA AAAGGATGATCTAGAAGCAGGCCTCATGCTCCTTTCTCAAGCCAAAAAGGATGGGATTTGCCCTAACATAGTTATGTGTAGATGCATAATTG GTATGTGCTTACGAAGATTTGAGGAGGCTTGTGCACATGGTGAACCTGTTTTGTCATTTGACTTGAGACAGCCACCGCTTGACAATAAATG GACCTCAGAGGCCTTAATGGCTTACCGTGACATAATTGTAGCTGGTGTAATGCCTACCATTGAAGTTTTGTCACAAGTTTTGGGATGCTTGCAACTCCCCTACGATGTATCTTTGAAAAATAGACTCATAGAGAATCTAGGAGTGAGTGTTAACATATCGGGATGCTCAAACCTGTGTTCATTAATATATGGGTTTGGAGAATATGACCCTCGAGCTTTTTCATTAATTGAG GAAGCTGCTTCACTTGGAATTGTTCCCTGTGTATCATTCAAAGAAAGTCCAATTGTTGTTGATGCAAGAAACTTTCAGACTCATACTGCTCAG GTCTATCTCTTAACTGTTTTGAAAGGTCTCAAGCATCGGCTTGCTGCTG GTTCTAAGTTACCTAACATAAATATTTTACTGCCTGTGGAGAAGACACAATTTCTGACTCCCAAAGGGGAGAAGACAATCAGTCTAGCAGGAAG GGTTAGCCAGGCAATCACAGCATTACTGAGAAGACTTGGGATACAGTACCAAGGGAATGAATCGTATGGAAAAATTAGAATCAATGGGCTAACCTTGAGAAGATGGTTTCAGCCAAAGCTGGATTCTCCTCTCAGTGGGAAACCAGGAGATTGGAGTTCATCCCAATCACGACTGGGGAAAGAAATTATCCATCAGCAGCGCGATATTCGAACTGGAAATTTATCTTTGGATTAA
- the LOC115968245 gene encoding pentatricopeptide repeat-containing protein MRL1, chloroplastic isoform X3 → MCVDSEYVEGKVPFASDKEGLPHSRGDSGKGKGFPRDREMKHLPKKNYKIAPVFPQPNGMHVTDNSHPSEQLSAYNRLLKVGRLTECVKLLEDMERRGLLDMNKVYHVRFFEACKRKKAIKEAFRYTKLIPNPTLSTFNMLMSVCASSQDSEGAFQVLQLVQDAGLKVDCKLYTTLVSTCAKSGKVDTMFEVFHKMVNAGVEPNVHTYGALIDGCARAGQVAKAFGAYGIMRSKKVKPDRVVFNALITACGQSGAVDRAFDVLAEMGAETQPIDPDHITVGALMKACANAGQVDRAREVYKMIHQYNIKGTPEVYTIAVSCCSQTGDWEFAISVYGDMTSKGVVPDEMFLSALIDAAGHAGKLEAAFEILQKARVEGIHVGIVSYSSLMGACSNSKNWQKALDLYEDLKSMKIKQTVSTLNALITALCDGDQLQKAVEVLSDMKGLGLSPNSITYSILLVASDKKDDLEAGLMLLSQAKKDGICPNIVMCRCIIGMCLRRFEEACAHGEPVLSFDLRQPPLDNKWTSEALMAYRDIIVAGVMPTIEVLSQVLGCLQLPYDVSLKNRLIENLGVSVNISGCSNLCSLIYGFGEYDPRAFSLIEEAASLGIVPCVSFKESPIVVDARNFQTHTAQVYLLTVLKGLKHRLAAGSKLPNINILLPVEKTQFLTPKGEKTISLAGRVSQAITALLRRLGIQYQGNESYGKIRINGLTLRRWFQPKLDSPLSGKPGDWSSSQSRLGKEIIHQQRDIRTGNLSLD, encoded by the exons ATGTGTGTTGATTCAGAATATGTTGAAGGAAAAGTACCGTTTGCAAGTGATAAAGAAGGCCTTCCCCACAGTAGAGGGGACTCTGGAAAAGGCAAAGGGTTTCCAAGAGATAGGGAGATGAAACATttgcctaaaaaaaattataaaattgcgCCCGTGTTCCCCCAGCCAAATGGGATGCATGTTACTGACAATAGTCATCCTTCTGAACAACTTAGTGCTTACAATCGATTGCTAAAAGTTGGGAG GTTAACTGAGTGTGTAAAATTGCTTGAAGATATGGAAAGAAGGGGTTTGTTGGATATGAATAAG GTTTATCATGTAAGATTTTTTGAAGCGTGCAAAAGGAAAAAGGCTATTAAGGAAGCTTTTCGTTACACCAAGCTGATTCCAAATCCAACATTGAGTACTTTCAATATGCTTATGTCAGTGTGTGCAAGTTCTCAAGATTCTGAGG GAGCTTTCCAAGTTCTGCAACTTGTCCAGGATGCTGGACTGAAAGTTGATTGCAAACTTTATACAACCCTGGTATCAACTTGTGCTAAAAGTGGAAAAGTTGACACAATGTTTGAA GTGTTTCATAAGATGGTTAATGCTGGAGTGGAACCAAATGTTCATACATATGGAGCCCTTATTGATGGTTGTGCCAGAGCTGGGCAAGTGGCTAAGGCATTTGGTGCTTATGGGATAATGAGGTCTAAG AAAGTGAAGCCAGATCGAGTTGTATTCAATGCACTTATTACTGCTTGCGGTCAATCAGGAGCAGTGGATCGTGCTTTTGATGTATTAGCAGAAATGGGAGCTGAGACACAGCCTATAGACCCTGATCATATCACTGTTGGTGCTCTGATGAAGGCATGTGCAAATGCTGGTCAG GTTGATCGGGCACGAGAAGTATATAAGATGATTCATCAATATAACATTAAGGGCACTCCAGAGGTTTACACAATTGCTGTTAGTTGTTGCAGCCAGACTGGTGATTGGGAATTTGCCATCAGTGTGTATGGTGACATGACTAGCAAGGGTGTGGTCCCTGATGAG ATGTTTCTCAGTGCATTAATAGATGCTGCGGGCCATGCTGGAAAGCTGGAGGCTGCATTTGAAATCTTACAAAAGGCCAGGGTCGAAGGAATACATGTTGGAATTGTATCATATAGCTCTCTAATGGGAGCCTGTAGCAAT TCCAAAAACTGGCAAAAAGCATTGGATCTATATGAGGATCTCAAATCTATGAAAATAAAGCAAACTGTTTCAACATTGAATGCTCTGATCACTGCCTTGT GTGATGGAGATCAATTGCAAAAGGCTGTGGAAGTTCTATCTGATATGAAGGGACTAGGATTGTCTCCCAACAGCATCACGTATTCCATACTTCTGGTGGCAAGTGACAA AAAGGATGATCTAGAAGCAGGCCTCATGCTCCTTTCTCAAGCCAAAAAGGATGGGATTTGCCCTAACATAGTTATGTGTAGATGCATAATTG GTATGTGCTTACGAAGATTTGAGGAGGCTTGTGCACATGGTGAACCTGTTTTGTCATTTGACTTGAGACAGCCACCGCTTGACAATAAATG GACCTCAGAGGCCTTAATGGCTTACCGTGACATAATTGTAGCTGGTGTAATGCCTACCATTGAAGTTTTGTCACAAGTTTTGGGATGCTTGCAACTCCCCTACGATGTATCTTTGAAAAATAGACTCATAGAGAATCTAGGAGTGAGTGTTAACATATCGGGATGCTCAAACCTGTGTTCATTAATATATGGGTTTGGAGAATATGACCCTCGAGCTTTTTCATTAATTGAG GAAGCTGCTTCACTTGGAATTGTTCCCTGTGTATCATTCAAAGAAAGTCCAATTGTTGTTGATGCAAGAAACTTTCAGACTCATACTGCTCAG GTCTATCTCTTAACTGTTTTGAAAGGTCTCAAGCATCGGCTTGCTGCTG GTTCTAAGTTACCTAACATAAATATTTTACTGCCTGTGGAGAAGACACAATTTCTGACTCCCAAAGGGGAGAAGACAATCAGTCTAGCAGGAAG GGTTAGCCAGGCAATCACAGCATTACTGAGAAGACTTGGGATACAGTACCAAGGGAATGAATCGTATGGAAAAATTAGAATCAATGGGCTAACCTTGAGAAGATGGTTTCAGCCAAAGCTGGATTCTCCTCTCAGTGGGAAACCAGGAGATTGGAGTTCATCCCAATCACGACTGGGGAAAGAAATTATCCATCAGCAGCGCGATATTCGAACTGGAAATTTATCTTTGGATTAA
- the LOC115968245 gene encoding pentatricopeptide repeat-containing protein MRL1, chloroplastic isoform X2, with amino-acid sequence MDVTLSSNPQTLTLISCTPFSSSSSSKLRSIRREFLGSTQTLRPLRSRTNYRRTKLGLLQFQSPKFLIRASLDSRSVLVVVAVVTFSAVSFFFLNRYRRKNDNREVSGPPDFVLSELGQDVMNWVFEGLNVGFREQHEEEESKGLKDKIRENGHASGDEEAPLIVQTSALIHEEALVNKPIQPPGSDVLTSSANMSLHSDEPEVSGQTFSPSEFESGVLHPLTLGKETTVLQVEGSKEEIASDSELPTLLSKIKHSAASVNIYDPPAEVNEYNKPNDELGEEHKSISYNAFLGVSGREKLYMFYEANNSVAKSTANPSILKSFSPRASLNNKYSSLMRNTALKGAESSTQVSLHSAEYVEGKVPFASDKEGLPHSRGDSGKGKGFPRDREMKHLPKKNYKIAPVFPQPNGMHVTDNSHPSEQLSAYNRLLKVGRLTECVKLLEDMERRGLLDMNKVYHVRFFEACKRKKAIKEAFRYTKLIPNPTLSTFNMLMSVCASSQDSEGAFQVLQLVQDAGLKVDCKLYTTLVSTCAKSGKVDTMFEVFHKMVNAGVEPNVHTYGALIDGCARAGQVAKAFGAYGIMRSKKVKPDRVVFNALITACGQSGAVDRAFDVLAEMGAETQPIDPDHITVGALMKACANAGQVDRAREVYKMIHQYNIKGTPEVYTIAVSCCSQTGDWEFAISVYGDMTSKGVVPDEMFLSALIDAAGHAGKLEAAFEILQKARVEGIHVGIVSYSSLMGACSNSKNWQKALDLYEDLKSMKIKQTVSTLNALITALCDGDQLQKAVEVLSDMKGLGLSPNSITYSILLVASDKKDDLEAGLMLLSQAKKDGICPNIVMCRCIIGMCLRRFEEACAHGEPVLSFDLRQPPLDNKWTSEALMAYRDIIVAGVMPTIEVLSQVLGCLQLPYDVSLKNRLIENLGVSVNISGCSNLCSLIYGFGEYDPRAFSLIEEAASLGIVPCVSFKESPIVVDARNFQTHTAQVYLLTVLKGLKHRLAAGSKLPNINILLPVEKTQFLTPKGEKTISLAGRVSQAITALLRRLGIQYQGNESYGKIRINGLTLRRWFQPKLDSPLSGKPGDWSSSQSRLGKEIIHQQRDIRTGNLSLD; translated from the exons ATGGACGTGACTCTCTCTTCGAATccccaaaccctaaccctaatcTCATGTACTCctttctcctcttcttcttcctccaagCTCCGTTCTATCCGCAGAGAATTCCTCGGTTCCACACAAACTCTCAGGCCACTTCGCTCCCGAACTAACTACCGAAGAACAAAGCTAGGCCTTCTTCAATTCCAGTCCCCGAAATTTCTCATCCGAGCTTCTCTCGATTCTCGCTCCGTCCTCGTCGTCGTCGCCGTGGTCACTTTCTCCGCCgtctccttcttcttcctcaatcGCTATAGAAGAAAGAACGACAACAGAGAG GTGTCAGGACCTCCAGATTTTGTGTTATCTGAACTAGGACAAGATGTTATGAACTGGGTCTTTGAAGGTCTGAATGTGGGCTTTCGAGAGCAACACGAGGAGGAAGAAAGCAAAGGGCTAAAGGATAAAATCAGAGAGAATGGCCATGCTTCAGGGGATGAAGAGGCCCCATTGATTGTTCAGACCTCTGCTTTGATTCATGAAGAGGCTCTTGTCAATAAACCGATACAGCCACCTGGTTCTGATGTTCTCACATCTAGTGCTAATATGTCTTTGCATTCAGATGAACCTGAAGTTAGTGGTCAAACTTTTTCACCCAGTGAGTTTGAATCGGGTGTGCTACATCCTCTTACTTTGGGTAAAGAAACGACTGTGTTGCAAGTGGAAGGATCTAAAGAGGAAATTGCTTCTGATTCAGAGTTGCCTACACTATTGTCTAAAATTAAGCATAGTGCTGCTTCTGTTAACATATATGATCCACCTGCAGAAGTGAATGAATATAATAAGCCAAATGATGAGCTTGGTGAAGAGCACAAATCCATTAGCTATAATGCCTTTCTTGGAGTATCGGGTAGAGAAAAGCTTTACATGTTTTATGAGGCAAACAATTCTGTGGCAAAGTCTACAGCAAATCCCAgtattttgaaatcattttctCCTCGTGCCTCTCTTAACAATAAATATTCTTCATTGATGAGGAACACTGCACTAAAAGGAGCAGAATCATCAACACAGGTTTCTCTTCATTCTGCAG AATATGTTGAAGGAAAAGTACCGTTTGCAAGTGATAAAGAAGGCCTTCCCCACAGTAGAGGGGACTCTGGAAAAGGCAAAGGGTTTCCAAGAGATAGGGAGATGAAACATttgcctaaaaaaaattataaaattgcgCCCGTGTTCCCCCAGCCAAATGGGATGCATGTTACTGACAATAGTCATCCTTCTGAACAACTTAGTGCTTACAATCGATTGCTAAAAGTTGGGAG GTTAACTGAGTGTGTAAAATTGCTTGAAGATATGGAAAGAAGGGGTTTGTTGGATATGAATAAG GTTTATCATGTAAGATTTTTTGAAGCGTGCAAAAGGAAAAAGGCTATTAAGGAAGCTTTTCGTTACACCAAGCTGATTCCAAATCCAACATTGAGTACTTTCAATATGCTTATGTCAGTGTGTGCAAGTTCTCAAGATTCTGAGG GAGCTTTCCAAGTTCTGCAACTTGTCCAGGATGCTGGACTGAAAGTTGATTGCAAACTTTATACAACCCTGGTATCAACTTGTGCTAAAAGTGGAAAAGTTGACACAATGTTTGAA GTGTTTCATAAGATGGTTAATGCTGGAGTGGAACCAAATGTTCATACATATGGAGCCCTTATTGATGGTTGTGCCAGAGCTGGGCAAGTGGCTAAGGCATTTGGTGCTTATGGGATAATGAGGTCTAAG AAAGTGAAGCCAGATCGAGTTGTATTCAATGCACTTATTACTGCTTGCGGTCAATCAGGAGCAGTGGATCGTGCTTTTGATGTATTAGCAGAAATGGGAGCTGAGACACAGCCTATAGACCCTGATCATATCACTGTTGGTGCTCTGATGAAGGCATGTGCAAATGCTGGTCAG GTTGATCGGGCACGAGAAGTATATAAGATGATTCATCAATATAACATTAAGGGCACTCCAGAGGTTTACACAATTGCTGTTAGTTGTTGCAGCCAGACTGGTGATTGGGAATTTGCCATCAGTGTGTATGGTGACATGACTAGCAAGGGTGTGGTCCCTGATGAG ATGTTTCTCAGTGCATTAATAGATGCTGCGGGCCATGCTGGAAAGCTGGAGGCTGCATTTGAAATCTTACAAAAGGCCAGGGTCGAAGGAATACATGTTGGAATTGTATCATATAGCTCTCTAATGGGAGCCTGTAGCAAT TCCAAAAACTGGCAAAAAGCATTGGATCTATATGAGGATCTCAAATCTATGAAAATAAAGCAAACTGTTTCAACATTGAATGCTCTGATCACTGCCTTGT GTGATGGAGATCAATTGCAAAAGGCTGTGGAAGTTCTATCTGATATGAAGGGACTAGGATTGTCTCCCAACAGCATCACGTATTCCATACTTCTGGTGGCAAGTGACAA AAAGGATGATCTAGAAGCAGGCCTCATGCTCCTTTCTCAAGCCAAAAAGGATGGGATTTGCCCTAACATAGTTATGTGTAGATGCATAATTG GTATGTGCTTACGAAGATTTGAGGAGGCTTGTGCACATGGTGAACCTGTTTTGTCATTTGACTTGAGACAGCCACCGCTTGACAATAAATG GACCTCAGAGGCCTTAATGGCTTACCGTGACATAATTGTAGCTGGTGTAATGCCTACCATTGAAGTTTTGTCACAAGTTTTGGGATGCTTGCAACTCCCCTACGATGTATCTTTGAAAAATAGACTCATAGAGAATCTAGGAGTGAGTGTTAACATATCGGGATGCTCAAACCTGTGTTCATTAATATATGGGTTTGGAGAATATGACCCTCGAGCTTTTTCATTAATTGAG GAAGCTGCTTCACTTGGAATTGTTCCCTGTGTATCATTCAAAGAAAGTCCAATTGTTGTTGATGCAAGAAACTTTCAGACTCATACTGCTCAG GTCTATCTCTTAACTGTTTTGAAAGGTCTCAAGCATCGGCTTGCTGCTG GTTCTAAGTTACCTAACATAAATATTTTACTGCCTGTGGAGAAGACACAATTTCTGACTCCCAAAGGGGAGAAGACAATCAGTCTAGCAGGAAG GGTTAGCCAGGCAATCACAGCATTACTGAGAAGACTTGGGATACAGTACCAAGGGAATGAATCGTATGGAAAAATTAGAATCAATGGGCTAACCTTGAGAAGATGGTTTCAGCCAAAGCTGGATTCTCCTCTCAGTGGGAAACCAGGAGATTGGAGTTCATCCCAATCACGACTGGGGAAAGAAATTATCCATCAGCAGCGCGATATTCGAACTGGAAATTTATCTTTGGATTAA